In a genomic window of Allomeiothermus silvanus DSM 9946:
- a CDS encoding SpoIID/LytB domain-containing protein, producing the protein MTLPRWLFALTVFLAVALSQQLDLSLRVLLQETPTAQVTLGNYQRITAGGHQAFPGGSVGLAQSGGNVLVDGQNVGPWVELAGDGFALGDKAYRGSLLVVAQNGRLLLINRVWLEDYLLGVVPAEVPRSFPGAVLQAQAILARTFALNRLNPSGLYDLCADERCQVYGGRGVETPEHTAAVQATRTLIVSYANQPITAVYHADSGGYTAAAEEVWGRSVPYLLPRPDPYSQSPKSPWALTLSPAAVAQRLLAQGASVGEVLSLEALSYTDSGRPSRIRVRGSLRTVELAGAEATRFLRALGLPSTRISISGWQVSGRGVGHGVGMSQWGAKGFAQQGWDFRQILGYYYPGTFLSGFDVVTGLHDKLMAAGYPVGTVVAQQ; encoded by the coding sequence ATGACCCTGCCGCGCTGGCTTTTCGCCTTGACCGTGTTCCTGGCCGTGGCTTTATCCCAGCAGCTGGATCTTTCGCTGCGGGTGCTGTTGCAAGAGACCCCCACCGCCCAGGTGACGCTTGGGAACTACCAGCGGATCACCGCGGGGGGCCACCAGGCTTTTCCGGGCGGCTCGGTGGGGCTCGCCCAAAGCGGGGGTAACGTGCTGGTAGACGGGCAGAATGTCGGGCCCTGGGTCGAACTGGCCGGGGATGGCTTCGCCCTGGGGGATAAAGCTTACCGTGGGAGCCTTTTGGTGGTGGCCCAAAACGGGCGGCTTTTGCTCATCAACCGGGTCTGGCTCGAGGATTACCTCTTAGGAGTAGTGCCTGCCGAGGTCCCGCGCTCTTTCCCCGGCGCGGTGCTGCAAGCCCAGGCCATCCTGGCCCGCACCTTCGCGCTCAACCGGCTCAATCCCAGCGGCCTCTACGACCTCTGCGCCGATGAGCGCTGCCAGGTCTACGGCGGGCGCGGGGTGGAGACCCCCGAGCACACCGCCGCCGTGCAGGCTACCCGCACCCTCATTGTGAGCTACGCAAACCAGCCTATCACCGCCGTCTACCACGCCGATTCGGGTGGTTACACCGCCGCCGCGGAGGAGGTCTGGGGCCGCTCGGTTCCCTACTTGTTGCCGCGCCCCGACCCCTACTCACAAAGCCCCAAAAGCCCCTGGGCGCTTACCCTCTCGCCGGCTGCGGTGGCCCAGCGGCTCTTGGCCCAGGGCGCTTCGGTAGGGGAGGTGCTCTCGCTCGAGGCCCTTTCTTACACCGACTCGGGCCGCCCCTCGCGCATCCGCGTACGGGGTAGCCTACGCACCGTCGAACTCGCCGGGGCCGAGGCTACCCGCTTTCTGCGGGCCTTGGGCTTGCCCTCCACCCGCATCTCGATCAGCGGCTGGCAGGTGAGCGGGCGTGGGGTGGGCCACGGGGTAGGGATGAGCCAGTGGGGGGCCAAGGGCTTCGCCCAACAGGGCTGGGACTTCCGTCAGATCCTCGGCTACTACTATCCGGGTACCTTCCTCAGCGGCTTTGACGTGGTGACCGGGCTCCACGACAAGCTAATGGCGGCAGGCTACCCGGTCGGAACCGTGGTCGCCCAGCAATAG
- the bshC gene encoding bacillithiol biosynthesis cysteine-adding enzyme BshC, which produces MPTTPERLRPYLPYGLEDLPKLLERPRSAPRAELMAGLVAYLHRVGAPPASLAAARRLGEPHSRAIVTGQQAGLLTGPAFTFYKAHSALALARQYDAPGRAVVAVFWVASQDHDTDEVRSARMLDLDERLHTLSLELPRAHPAGRIPFGPYLEQVCTLLGRFGGIPSVRERICRAMVGEWSYSEVFARLLLEFLGPEGLVVLDPMAPELAPLFVPALEREIAMPLASAEAINQTAARMRADGLEPALGRGEAATNLFFEGADGVRRLLRFREGHFEDGERRYTPADLLAILHHDPSRITPAAGLRPVVQDLVLPTAGFVVGPGELKYVAELGGVYRLHGLEPPAVIRRMGATVLEPPIRRILDGYGLDPWAFQANPEEQFLQALAKQHALARQLEASLDEIIAKFAQAQGLLAQFEPTLERSRRRAQKRVTHELERLRHKLLQAELRKEGIVRAQFERLKLHLTPGGAPQERIYPFLMYLLKHGEGVLERLRRAPAVGNVGLEV; this is translated from the coding sequence GTGCCGACCACGCCCGAACGACTCCGCCCCTACTTACCTTACGGCCTCGAGGACTTGCCCAAGCTGCTCGAGCGTCCCCGTTCGGCCCCCCGGGCCGAATTGATGGCCGGGCTGGTAGCCTACTTACACCGCGTCGGTGCGCCCCCAGCCAGCCTCGCCGCTGCCCGCCGGTTGGGGGAACCCCATAGCCGGGCCATCGTCACCGGGCAGCAGGCCGGGCTTCTCACCGGCCCCGCCTTTACCTTTTACAAGGCCCACTCTGCCTTGGCCTTAGCCCGCCAGTACGACGCCCCTGGGCGGGCGGTGGTGGCGGTGTTCTGGGTAGCCTCTCAAGACCACGATACCGACGAGGTGCGCTCCGCGCGGATGCTGGACCTGGACGAGCGCTTGCACACGCTCAGCCTCGAGCTTCCCCGTGCTCACCCCGCGGGCCGTATCCCTTTTGGCCCCTACCTGGAGCAGGTCTGCACCTTGTTGGGCCGGTTCGGGGGGATTCCCTCGGTGCGGGAACGGATCTGCCGGGCGATGGTGGGGGAGTGGTCATATAGCGAGGTTTTTGCCCGGCTGCTCCTGGAGTTTTTAGGACCCGAGGGTTTGGTAGTCCTGGATCCGATGGCTCCTGAGCTGGCTCCGCTTTTTGTCCCGGCGCTCGAGCGCGAGATTGCTATGCCCTTAGCTTCCGCCGAAGCCATCAACCAGACCGCCGCCCGGATGCGGGCCGATGGGCTCGAGCCTGCGCTAGGCCGGGGGGAGGCCGCGACCAATTTGTTTTTCGAAGGCGCTGATGGGGTACGCCGCCTGCTGCGTTTCCGCGAAGGCCATTTCGAGGATGGCGAGCGCCGCTACACCCCGGCCGACCTCTTGGCGATCCTGCACCACGACCCTTCGCGTATCACTCCGGCGGCGGGGCTGCGCCCGGTGGTGCAGGACCTGGTTTTACCCACCGCGGGGTTTGTGGTGGGGCCGGGTGAACTCAAGTACGTGGCCGAGCTGGGCGGGGTTTATCGGCTGCACGGCCTCGAGCCCCCCGCCGTGATCCGCCGGATGGGGGCCACGGTGCTCGAGCCCCCTATCCGGCGCATTCTAGATGGCTATGGGCTTGACCCCTGGGCCTTCCAGGCTAACCCCGAGGAGCAGTTCCTCCAGGCGTTGGCCAAACAGCACGCCTTGGCCCGGCAGCTCGAGGCCTCCCTCGACGAGATCATCGCTAAGTTTGCCCAGGCTCAGGGCTTGCTGGCGCAGTTCGAGCCGACCCTAGAGCGCTCTCGCCGCCGCGCCCAAAAGCGCGTGACCCACGAGCTCGAGCGGCTGCGCCACAAGCTCTTGCAGGCCGAGCTGCGCAAGGAGGGCATCGTGCGTGCGCAGTTTGAGCGCCTGAAACTCCACCTCACCCCCGGCGGGGCGCCCCAGGAGCGGATTTATCCCTTCTTGATGTACCTCCTCAAACACGGGGAAGGGGTGCTCGAGCGTTTGCGCCGGGCCCCGGCGGTGGGGAATGTGGGGCTTGAGGTTTAG
- a CDS encoding Crp/Fnr family transcriptional regulator produces MIPQFLAALPPEARGEAERVFHPFAARRGSYLCYPEDEARTLYYVKEGWVRLFQLGAQEEEITLTVVGAGEIFGEAALLPEGRYGVFAEPLVDSELLSASREDLQRLMSRFPAAQTAFLILLSQRLRKAEERLRDLRFKEVLPRLAKALLAAMREGEEGYEITLSHQDLAHLAASTRETVTKVLGELALEETIELGYRRILVLRPEELRRVAG; encoded by the coding sequence ATGATTCCGCAGTTCCTCGCTGCTTTGCCCCCCGAAGCCCGTGGGGAAGCTGAGCGGGTTTTCCACCCGTTCGCGGCCCGGCGGGGTAGCTACTTGTGCTACCCCGAGGACGAGGCCCGCACGCTGTATTACGTGAAGGAAGGCTGGGTGCGGCTGTTTCAACTGGGCGCTCAGGAAGAGGAGATCACCCTCACGGTGGTGGGAGCCGGGGAGATCTTTGGCGAGGCCGCCTTGCTTCCAGAGGGGCGCTATGGGGTGTTCGCCGAGCCGCTGGTGGACTCTGAGTTGCTCTCGGCCTCCCGGGAGGATTTGCAGCGGCTGATGTCCCGTTTCCCGGCAGCCCAGACCGCCTTTTTGATCCTGCTCTCCCAGCGTTTGCGCAAGGCTGAGGAGCGCCTACGCGACTTGCGCTTCAAAGAGGTCCTGCCCCGCCTAGCCAAAGCCCTGTTGGCGGCCATGCGCGAGGGAGAGGAAGGTTACGAGATCACCCTCTCGCACCAGGACCTAGCCCACCTGGCCGCCTCGACCCGCGAGACCGTGACCAAGGTGCTGGGAGAGTTGGCGCTCGAGGAGACCATCGAACTCGGATATCGCCGCATCTTGGTCTTGCGCCCGGAGGAGTTACGCCGGGTGGCGGGGTAG
- a CDS encoding 1,4-dihydroxy-6-naphthoate synthase produces MELGYSFCPNDTFIFYALVHGKVPTPFPVTETLEDVETLNRWAFEGRLPLTKISYAAYGRLRERYVALRSGGALGRGVGPLLVARAPVDNLVDKRIAIPGTNTTAFMLLSLYGTGFFPVEMRYDRILPAVQSGQVDAGLIIHESRFTYPRYGLVKVLDLGEWWEAETGLPIPLGAILARRDLGEAAIRSLDRAVRSSLEYAYAHPEETLAYIKQYAQELEEEVIWAHIHTYVNEFSLDVGEEGERAVAELFRRAEAMGLIAGSRLPNFLPSLRSAKIRLD; encoded by the coding sequence GTGGAACTCGGTTACTCTTTTTGTCCCAACGATACTTTTATCTTCTATGCGCTCGTCCACGGCAAGGTTCCGACGCCTTTCCCGGTGACAGAAACCCTCGAGGACGTGGAAACCCTTAACCGCTGGGCTTTTGAGGGACGCCTTCCTCTTACCAAGATCAGCTATGCCGCTTATGGGCGGCTCCGCGAGCGGTATGTAGCCCTGCGTTCGGGGGGGGCCCTGGGGCGGGGGGTCGGGCCCTTGTTGGTGGCCCGTGCCCCTGTGGATAACCTTGTGGATAAGCGCATCGCTATCCCCGGCACGAACACCACCGCGTTCATGCTCCTGTCGCTGTATGGCACTGGCTTCTTCCCGGTGGAGATGCGCTACGATCGGATCCTGCCTGCCGTGCAGTCGGGCCAGGTGGACGCCGGGCTTATCATTCACGAGTCGCGCTTCACCTACCCCCGCTACGGGTTGGTCAAGGTGTTGGACTTGGGTGAGTGGTGGGAAGCGGAGACCGGGCTGCCCATCCCCTTAGGGGCCATCCTGGCCCGGCGCGACCTGGGCGAAGCCGCTATCCGCTCGCTGGACCGGGCGGTGCGCTCGAGCCTCGAGTACGCTTACGCCCACCCCGAGGAAACCCTGGCCTATATCAAGCAGTACGCTCAAGAACTCGAGGAAGAGGTGATCTGGGCGCACATCCATACCTACGTCAACGAGTTCTCGCTGGACGTAGGCGAGGAGGGGGAACGGGCCGTAGCCGAGCTATTTCGCCGGGCCGAGGCCATGGGGCTTATTGCGGGCTCGAGGCTGCCTAACTTCCTCCCCTCGCTGCGCTCGGCGAAAATACGCCTCGACTGA
- a CDS encoding XRE family transcriptional regulator: protein MPLPHWASAIRERRRELGKSQNRIVGESEGRLNQTELSRLERGLIHPTLDLSTAKLHALLEALEWSPSDFAEATRLEYPGLPAQVSEQMRRIEVQPEWQAFAVYGSVSAGAGESEPLEGESIAIPAEILRRKGVKPQNVRVYLVNGDCMISEGASRQEKSIAPGDYIAVDRGRRAVSGDIVVAWWPREEKLVVKRYKVEKEGIRLYPTQPAHPVLVLGLEEDLYIIGPVFWRGGGI from the coding sequence ATGCCACTACCCCATTGGGCCAGCGCTATTCGGGAGCGCCGCCGGGAGTTGGGCAAGTCGCAGAACCGCATCGTAGGGGAATCCGAGGGGCGGCTCAACCAAACTGAACTCTCGCGGCTCGAGCGGGGGCTAATCCACCCCACCTTGGACCTCAGCACCGCCAAGCTCCACGCCCTGCTGGAAGCCCTGGAGTGGAGCCCCAGCGATTTCGCCGAAGCCACCCGGCTCGAGTACCCTGGCCTTCCCGCACAGGTCTCGGAGCAGATGCGGCGGATCGAGGTACAGCCGGAGTGGCAGGCCTTTGCGGTGTATGGCTCGGTCTCGGCGGGGGCAGGGGAATCCGAGCCTTTGGAGGGGGAGTCCATCGCCATCCCCGCCGAAATCCTGAGACGGAAAGGGGTCAAGCCGCAAAACGTACGGGTGTACTTGGTCAACGGCGACTGCATGATCTCGGAGGGGGCTAGCCGCCAGGAGAAAAGCATCGCCCCCGGCGACTACATCGCGGTGGACCGGGGCCGCCGGGCAGTGAGCGGGGACATCGTGGTGGCCTGGTGGCCGCGGGAGGAAAAGCTGGTGGTCAAGCGTTACAAGGTGGAAAAAGAGGGCATCCGCCTCTACCCCACCCAGCCTGCTCATCCGGTACTGGTGCTGGGGCTCGAGGAAGACCTCTATATCATCGGGCCGGTTTTCTGGAGAGGTGGGGGAATTTAA
- a CDS encoding DUF5602 domain-containing protein yields MQAYSKRLIPLVGAGVLASLGLLAIGLAQQTVAGPSTMLYGAKVSSWAKLGANGQVMEAGVTIPLSGIEKAPAADPNHQGMNMQMGPEVNLDFPDAVKKATFLDHMELWWEPLGHPPERYLTPHFDFHFFGIPASETKTIDCKNLTAPTPDLTPQGYAPAVPPQAKPEEFCVPLMGFHGVPMSEFSAPGQLKPGLFDQVMIAGTYASKFAFVEPMITRELLLKKQNLSMSVPRPPVLGRRTLYPTQFNATYDSASNAYQFVFSGFTMTDK; encoded by the coding sequence ATGCAAGCGTATTCGAAGCGTCTCATTCCCCTTGTCGGAGCTGGGGTATTGGCGAGCCTCGGGCTCCTCGCTATCGGTCTGGCACAGCAGACTGTGGCTGGTCCCAGTACGATGCTCTACGGCGCCAAGGTCTCGAGCTGGGCCAAGCTGGGTGCGAACGGGCAGGTCATGGAAGCCGGGGTGACGATTCCCCTCAGCGGTATCGAGAAAGCCCCCGCCGCCGACCCCAACCACCAGGGGATGAACATGCAGATGGGGCCAGAGGTAAACCTAGACTTTCCCGATGCAGTCAAAAAAGCCACCTTTCTCGACCACATGGAGTTGTGGTGGGAGCCGCTGGGCCACCCACCGGAGCGCTACCTAACCCCCCACTTCGACTTCCACTTCTTCGGCATCCCAGCCAGCGAAACCAAGACCATCGACTGCAAGAACCTGACCGCTCCCACCCCCGACCTGACCCCCCAGGGCTATGCGCCCGCGGTGCCGCCCCAGGCCAAGCCCGAGGAATTCTGCGTGCCGCTGATGGGCTTCCACGGCGTGCCGATGTCGGAGTTCAGCGCCCCCGGCCAGCTCAAGCCCGGCCTTTTCGACCAGGTGATGATCGCCGGGACCTATGCCAGCAAGTTCGCCTTCGTGGAGCCGATGATCACCCGCGAGTTGCTGCTCAAGAAGCAAAACTTGAGCATGTCCGTGCCGCGCCCGCCGGTCCTGGGCCGCAGAACCCTCTATCCCACCCAGTTCAACGCTACCTATGACTCCGCCAGTAACGCCTACCAGTTCGTGTTCAGCGGCTTCACCATGACCGACAAATAG
- a CDS encoding c-type cytochrome, translating to MTRLLTLLNLFALLLVALAQTGGFTLQAERGRALSLELCAACHGASLAGRYGPPLSGPRFLEHWKGRSAGELRQFIARQMPLGRSGILSEQQTLELVAYILQANGYPAAGAELRTDGLDRLVIKGP from the coding sequence ATGACCCGCCTTCTGACCTTGCTCAACCTCTTCGCTCTGCTATTGGTGGCCCTGGCGCAGACCGGGGGATTCACCCTCCAGGCCGAGCGCGGTCGCGCCTTGAGCCTCGAGCTCTGCGCCGCCTGCCACGGGGCGAGCCTGGCTGGGCGCTACGGCCCCCCGCTTAGCGGGCCGCGCTTCCTCGAGCACTGGAAGGGCAGGAGCGCCGGGGAGCTTCGGCAGTTTATCGCCCGCCAGATGCCCTTGGGCCGATCAGGAATCCTAAGTGAGCAGCAGACCCTCGAGCTGGTGGCCTATATCCTGCAAGCCAACGGCTACCCAGCCGCAGGGGCCGAGCTGCGGACGGATGGTCTTGATCGTCTGGTCATCAAAGGACCCTAA
- a CDS encoding single-stranded DNA-binding protein — MGANLLIVSGALSRHELRYTPKGTPILEVSLVGKRAAGEQQVFFRADLTFYGQLAESWSEQLAEGAAYQASGRLEYESWEGADGKKASRIRIVGDELHRLEEADVHEESKGPVLYGADNRVFLMGGLTTDPEMRQSAMRTPIAKVQLGFSTWDTAQSQAKQHYVELEAWGDAAKRFLPSLRSGKQRHELKKGAQVFIEGALKTEVWEDPETKNRRYKRLVEVYKVTPLVRLVRAAKAV; from the coding sequence ATGGGAGCCAATTTACTCATCGTCAGCGGCGCGTTGAGCCGCCACGAATTGCGCTATACTCCCAAGGGCACCCCGATCCTGGAGGTTTCCTTGGTGGGGAAGCGGGCTGCTGGAGAACAACAGGTCTTCTTTCGCGCCGACCTCACCTTTTACGGACAGCTGGCCGAATCCTGGTCGGAGCAGTTGGCCGAAGGGGCCGCCTACCAGGCCAGCGGTCGGCTCGAGTACGAAAGCTGGGAGGGTGCGGATGGCAAGAAGGCCTCGCGTATCCGGATCGTGGGCGACGAACTGCACCGGCTCGAGGAGGCCGACGTGCACGAGGAGTCCAAGGGGCCGGTACTCTACGGGGCCGACAACCGAGTCTTCTTGATGGGCGGTCTCACCACCGACCCCGAGATGCGGCAAAGTGCTATGCGCACCCCCATCGCCAAGGTTCAGTTGGGTTTCTCCACCTGGGACACGGCGCAGAGTCAGGCCAAACAGCATTATGTCGAACTCGAGGCCTGGGGTGACGCTGCCAAGCGCTTCCTCCCCTCACTCCGTTCGGGGAAACAACGCCACGAGCTGAAGAAAGGGGCTCAGGTGTTCATCGAAGGAGCGCTCAAGACCGAAGTGTGGGAGGACCCCGAAACCAAGAACCGACGCTATAAGCGGCTAGTAGAAGTCTACAAGGTCACCCCGCTAGTGCGGTTGGTAAGGGCTGCCAAAGCGGTCTGA